In a single window of the Drosophila miranda strain MSH22 chromosome XL, D.miranda_PacBio2.1, whole genome shotgun sequence genome:
- the LOC108160167 gene encoding dmX-like protein 2 has product MNCHQILSGACNAGDRCFAIGSVEGIPFTAYAAGCNVVILASTFERVQIIPGASHGYVKISALDCSTDTGKIAAAYENKICIFEPTPVIESSKHNTHFLDYRWVQTGSFTSHSSVVTLSWNLEGTRLLTGGTNIQLWKSKSPTHQQEEEHTGVKFEIGESKEVKQSNQAEDVSTWENIWSCQTAIPIYHMAFSPDGTLFATCGRNDRLVKIWYENKQVLFPAKGTTRHTDDLSSNTSGGGAGAGAGAGGGSGGVSAAIGELNFTYVYIAHPRAVSNIVWRKTSKYMPKGSVANMLVTSCLDNICRIWIETVLPDDGLVNMTQFDPQNSQNPKFRTHRHKHRFMQRLKHMKTCFHIRRHMKAGHAAPGGPGGILPPAHMGAGAMGGAMGSSPASFSNYLGPIPSLPSSCSVHDFHSYGFHGSGVTPGMHFHLAASINAETDIPLVPSMQTSDPANQNVFILHWLNNKEMHFTLQAEAILQELTKKVIDEENGHHGHYGHGHHHGHSGGGGVDLPDDAPGGTHGTHAHKKYLRSSKSVSVDDSGEEYSKYSQHTAGTGAGLHLNSMSNTTSQNSLNNEHQHQQHPITQLVDSLDNKIECLLRDWHQSPDLLFAIHPVDGSYLIWVIEWLDDYYPGSFRQAQVSFSTRIPSAFPLGDAMSMSTTVSLFNTGSHPLAFRDIANNVRSKDEFHKNGQADDSSLKSDQHAFEKHEEEQEDNNEDGEQDQETDDSAAASGGVASSSQDSAGASGNGVTSALPLNVSPSVSMVTKHSNGTLNLWQLTFAFKTKFTQVLSIGHVSRASGHRFRVNDITCHPVLPLLVSTSHHNLPDSEAKSPMSPFEQPLSGGGLTMGSGTGGVASPGGSAGAASNGNGNGNDKDVFTPTGFCSELILWRVDSVGPLCYSGGVSELARINSPEISAFSNVAWIPTLLPSTTLGSYSNSPSACFVASDGENLRVYQAVIDARTLLAEISCSENLNTLHKSHSLSSMISNASSTMKAQRSALHDKLKVVSQQSTARPGCILQLDAISDAKHDWQNTQFLHVFQAQLITGGQRTTATVEAHDVDEPRYNPFLESDMDAIVDLQRNADFEEPFYIVNIEKTLRGSTIHMWRIVISSKQQNSFLSETAMYVPDSNLTQEEPEDNPNPNANPNPRRMSQGAETLTGAEHFGSHVEAPHISITTKKVCTQELPLPEGVDVIHASPAAGHLSSSSIYPACFAPYIIVTACSDSVSRFWKCEPIENPSADATGNGNGDAYHWSEWKMFSRIQQSAIEIPGQPLNISAAYSGRIACAYKYGKSFTRPNKGDPDSRYVNLCVAIYECESSGGSEWVLEDTIHLKNVHLPRINIGHGIDLSYLHDSRLLAKKQRLNQVLHTFQAHDDSRSPRSGETTPELAVSVNRQPSVAASGLLTVPSFSTLQSLRKSIAENGNTCPLTQKHLVQLDWVSKEDGSHILTVAVGSKILLYTPVSSDIAQANIKAMKESRSVNRPILRKASSLAQPNFVDEIRWMKLRQIDLQTADGLPPLPMQISWVRDGILVVAMDSEMHVYSQWKPHYTSHMVGGANGGSEDVPDTRNLRDEDLRSLANESTQLRLKNVASMPLISKVSTANLQLLSHDKKRRLGNTSMANMNGGGAVATTVGSAPNDRDSGSDDYLTDFGLFQASRIACPVLPQYHPKQLMELLNCGKIRWVKAILAHLVRCMSGGSNGDQHGATQDEDGYARQRSWSRSRTLSISYNAADNNNIQAEHRGSTTQIPEELMLDYAEINSIPPLPLWVLLNADRETPGCQGGASNAENDKDYDELFDMHNSEDNLDELLSEGEQGKRHERRLSLPEKQSISHFGPRQGQLLSRLLTHTHLPGLSSLDQMHLLALADTVATCNTDFSDKFAADMGKNTANVPKEGATATESLDDCGLRFLLAMKHFTYLLRCLPLQQRAQFQRQGVGTSNIVWAYHSESEEELLNLIPSYTKGDLRWATLRDLGMGYWLKNINTLRRCVERLAKCAYQQKQDPLDAAIYYLAMKKKSLVWGLFRSMRDEKMTAFFGNNFAEDRWRKAALKNAFVLLGKQRFEHAVAFFLLANSLNDAIEVCMNKLEDFQLALIIARLYEGDAEGCYYHKLLHEHILGTDPETGRCDIPRAHPDPFLRSMTYWTLKKYQESLNTLLLTGGVGSLHSSYREEDLLRPEPQATNPNVFNFYIYLRTHPLLIRQNIALSAQEKRIAHVGLSGFNYETAGAGAGTGGAACDKQLQLEDSITPIERQLYFTTAHGHFKSGCPALALEVLNKLPLKISEDPSSSGSSMAGSQAAATTQQINKEELINSGIMDQWGAATATADAFDWGAPAAGNEAEAKFEIKWDDDEEEADADPIDDDDPEMATPQPPMGAADAVAAAASVGRSTGDGHKMDIMAQQLKFVACLKILMEELSTLATGFEVDGGQLRYQLYMWLEREVEALKQLCNYCSSEQQQASDGSGGDADAKDDKEINASICPSTERPTLHEILMQDKQDFEAKVLRAAKRKRWLKANETLLRTLLSYCSLHGASGGGLASVRMELVLLLQELQQEKTQQQLLSPLPFPTTLPLLSACVAGNKTVIADPIKYLQSQTVDMLQTIIKVVPFPGIETSALSEIFVLRDLAVALSSCIYQSLCDSESFVVNNSAFNGYPSPGMENIAKINSSFECSYLVGSRNAYGRRRKYSTDEPAGICTTPSKWPGVTNLRALLAREKDEDVPKLNVLLLESFVSTYMALFIYSLCTCDSRLLYRLSGQSFNNDTWSTLFGGGMKKLLIKPASGQAQSLPAAAGAAGPTSDDPTADENSVWNTVTSITKQRMKLNMKILGSFSQSSTSNNMKEDKPTYREQFMPPETSMLSYFLSKPPPGTTECDDYDTDDSHESENEEEEEDDDDVNVSRTQLKAKDNTEHTNPTSYSWSILRLALIKITTHKIQELVKVAGIELQDLPVISPLSHEVLRTLNRWQEFALSDLIARGPPTRQYIPGCYAESGINGLAIHKYRSLLNKDNTPFVSGSSAGPIRRLWNFLVRQEPAQEVFIKSIFGKNMEGHHHHGHTRGSQPDNETDEGQSHSTSENTDHIRIIHKDHESILSFCLKNNSSSMIAFSNPREIQEFDISLLLESPNWYEDECDYDMMNLSKDADTNSSAFLIIQSQEQNQFGSSSNPNESNSSTQSASQSGRGTSMVQRHKVDNVKRMSAHPLMPLYLTGGQDGSVQIWEWGHQQPVCSPRTSGTFAKVTRCRFSEQGNKFGIGDGDGNLSLWQAGIASQNNRSFISYQCHNKTLSDFVFLGSCSLLASAGQSSENKNINIWDTLLPHKKSCVSAFTCHDQGSSCLVFAPQHQVLISCGKRGDVCVFDVRQRTLRHRYQAHDSTIKCIALDPHEEFFVTGSIEGDIKIWDMNQFMLINTFPHEHAKNGFFKHTGQGVSQVTVDPFGRLFSCGSDGCMKVRLLVEKDNIVHSVY; this is encoded by the exons ATGAATTGTCATCAGATATTGAGCGGTGCCTGCAATGCAGGTGACCGGTGCTTCGCCATTGGCTCCGTGGAAGGCATACCATTTACA GCCTACGCCGCCGGCTGCAATGTAGTCATCCTCGCAAGCACCTTCGAGCGTGTCCAGATCATACCGGGCGCCAGTCATGGCTATGTGAAGATATCCGCCCTCGACTGCAGCACCGATACCGGCAAAATAGCGGCCGCCTACGAGAATAAGATATGCATTTTTGAGCCCACGCCGGTGATTGAGTCCAGCAAGCATAATACCCATTTCCTAGACTACAG ATGGGTGCAAACGGGCTCCTTTACCAGCCACTCGAGTGTGGTGACCCTCTCGTGGAATCTGGAGGGCACACGCCTCCTCACCGGCGGCACCAACATACAGCTATGGAAGAGCAAATCGCCCACAcaccagcaggaggaggagcataCGG GTGTAAAATTCGAGATTGGCGAGAGCAAAGAGGTGAAGCAATCGAACCAGGCCGAGGATGTGTCCACGTGGGAGAACATCTGGTCCTGCCAGACGGCCATACCCATTTACCATATGGCATTTAGTCCCGATGGTACACTGTTCGCCACCTGCGGCCGCAACGATCGTCTGGTGAAGATCTGGTACGAGAACAAGCAGGTGCTCTTCCCCGCCAAAGGCACGACCCGGCACACGGATGACCTGAGCAGCAACACCAGCGGAGGAGGAGCgggcgctggcgctggcgcaGGAGGAGGATCGGGTGGCGTGAGCGCCGCCATTGGAGAACTTAACTTTACGTACGTTTACATTGCCCATCCGCGGGCGGTGTCGAACATTGTGTGGCGCAAGACGAGCAAGTACATGCCCAAGGGATCGGTGGCCAACATGCTGGTGACCTCCTGCCTGGACAACATCTGCCGCATCTGGATCGAGACGGTGCTGCCCGACGACGGGCTGGTCAATATGACCCAGTTCGATCCGCAGAATTCGCAGAATCCCAAGTTCCGGACGCACCGGCACAAGCATCGGTTTATGCAGCGACTGAAGCACATGAAGACCTGCTTTCACATACGACGCCACATGAAGGCGGGACACGCTGCCCCGGGAGGGCCTGGTGGCATCCTGCCGCCGGCCCACATGGGCGCTGGAGCAATGGGCGGGGCCATGGGCTCGTCGCCGGCTAGCTTCAGCAATTATCTGGGGCCCATACCGTCGCTGCCGTCGTCGTGCAGCGTTCACGACTTCCACTCGTATGGGTTTCATGGCTCGGGCGTTACGCCCGGCATGCACTTCCATCTGGCGGCCTCCATCAACGCAGAGACGGACATACCGCTGGTGCCATCGATGCAGACATCGGACCCGGCCAACCAGAACGTCTTCATCCTGCACTGGCTGAACAACAAGGAGATGCATTTCACCCTCCAGGCAGAGGCAATACTCCAGGAGCTGACCAAGAAGGTGATCGACGAGGAGAATGGCCATCACGGCCATTACGGACATGGTCATCATCACGGGCACTCTGGAGGCGGCGGAGTGGACCTGCCGGACGATGCACCCGGCGGCACGCACGGCACGCATGCGCACAAGAAGTATCTGCGCTCCTCCAAGTCCGTGTCGGTGGACGACAGCGGCGAGGAGTACAGCAAGTATTCGCAGCATACGGCCGGCACTGGAGCGGGTCTCCATCTGAACTCCATGTCCAACACAACGTCACAGAACTCGCTGAACAAcgagcatcagcatcagcagcatccgATCACACAGCTGGTGGATTCGCTGGACAACAAGATCGAGTGCCTGCTGAGGGACTGGCACCAGAGTCCCGATCTGCTGTTTGCCATCCATCCCGTGGATGGGAGCTACCTGATCTGGGTGATCGAGTGGCTGGATGACTACTATCCGGGCTCGTTCCGGCAGGCGCAGGTGTCCTTCTCGACGCGCATTCCGTCGGCCTTTCCGCTGGGCGAtgccatgtccatgtccaccACGGTGAGCCTCTTCAACACGGGCAGCCATCCGCTGGCCTTTAGGGACATCGCCAACAATGTGAGGAGCAAGGACGAGTTCCACAAGAACGGCCAGGCGGATGATTCGTCGCTGAAGAGCGACCAGCATGCGTTCGAGAAGcacgaggaggagcaggaggacaACAACGAGGATGGGGAACAGGATCAGGAGACGGACGACAGTGCAGCGGCCAGCGGAGGCGTTGCCAGCAGCTCCCAGGACTCGGCGGGAGCCAGTGGCAACGGGGTGACCAGTGCCCTGCCCCTGAACGTCTCCCCCTCCGTTTCGATGGTCACGAAGCACTCGAACGGCACCCTAAACCTCTGGCAGCTGACGTTCGCCTTCAAAACGAAATTCACCCAAGTATTAAGCATCGGCCATGTGAGCCGTGCCTCCGGGCACCGTTTCCGGGTCAATGACATCACCTGTCACCCGGTGCTGCCGTTGCTCGTCTCCACATCGCATCACAATCTGCCCGACTCGGAGGCCAAGTCCCCAATGTCGCCGTTCGAGCAGCCCCTGAGTGGGGGAGGCCTCACCATGGGATCCGGTACGGGCGGCGTGGCCAGTCCAGGAGGATCTGCTGGTGCCGCATCGaatgggaacgggaacggCAACGACAAGGATGTCTTTACACCCACGGGCTTCTGTTCGGAGTTGATACTGTGGCGCGTGGACTCGGTGGGTCCACTGTGCTATTCGGGCGGCGTCAGCGAGCTGGCGCGCATCAACTCCCCCGAGATATCGGCCTTCAGCAATGTGGCCTGGATACCCACGCTCCTGCCGAGCACCACCCTCGGTAGCTACAGCAATTCCCCCAGCGCCTGCTTTGTGGCCAGCGATGGGGAGAATCTGCGCGTGTATCAGGCGGTGATTGATGCCCGGACCCTGCTGGCGGAGATCTCCTGTTCGGAGAACCTCAACACGCTGCACAAGTCGCACTCGCTCTCGTCGATGATCTCAAATGCCTCCTCCACAATGAAGGCCCAACGATCGGCGCTGCACGACAAGCTGAAGGTCGTCTCCCAGCAGTCGACGGCGCGTCCGGGGTGCATCCTCCAGCTGGACGCCATCTCGGATGCCAAACACGACTGGCAGAACACGCAGTTTCTGCATGTGTTTCAGGCCCAGCTGATAACCGGGGGCCAGCGCACCACCGCGACAGTGGAAGCCCATGATGTGGACGAGCCGCGCTACAATCCCTTCCTCGAGTCGGACATGGACGCCATTGTGGATCTGCAGCGGAATGCCGACTTCGAGGAGCCCTTCTACATTGTAAACATCGAGAAGACGCTGCGGGGCAGCACCATACACATGTGGCGGATCGTCATCAGCTCCAAGCAGCAGAACTCCTTCCTCTCCGAGACGGCCATGTATGTGCCCGACAGCAACCTCACCCAGGAAGAGCCCGAGGACAATCCCAATCCGAATGCGAACCCGAATCCCCGACGGATGTCCCAGGGGGCAGAGACCCTCACGGGTGCCGAGCACTTTGGCTCGCATGTGGAGGCGCCGCACATCTCCATAACCACGAAAAAGGTGTGCACTCAGGAGCTGCCGCTACCCGAGGGCGTGGATGTGATACATGCCTCCCCGGCAGCGGGCCACTTGAGCAGCTCCAGCATTTATCCGGCCTGCTTTGCCCCCTACATCATTGTGACGGCCTGCTCGGACTCGGTGTCGCGTTTTTGGAAGTGCGAACCCATCGAGAATCCCTCCGCAGACGCTACTGGCAATGGGAATGGCGATGCCTATCACTGGTCCGAGTGGAAAATGTTTAGCCGCATCCAGCAGTCGGCGATTGAGATaccgggccagccgctgaacaTCAGTGCCGCCTACAGCGGCCGCATTGCGTGCGCCTACAAGTACGGCAAGAGCTTCACGCGACCCAACAAGGGGGACCCCGATTCGCGGTACGTGAACCTCTGCGTGGCCATCTACGAGTGCGAGAGCTCGGGCGGCAGCGAATGGGTGCTGGAGGACACCATACACCTGAAGAACGTCCACCTGCCGAGGATCAACATTGGCCACGGCATCGACTTGAGCTACCTGCACGACAGCCGACTGCTGGCCAAGAAGCAGCGCCTCAACCAGGTGCTGCACACGTTCCAGGCCCACGACGACAGTCGATCGCCGAGGAGTGGCGAGACCACACCAGAGCTGGCCGTCAGCGTGAATCGCCAGCCCTCGGTGGCCGCCTCGGGGCTCCTGACCGTCCCCAGCTTCAGTACGCTGCAATCGTTGAGGAAGAGCATCGCCGAGAACGGGAACACCTGTCCGCTCACACAGAAGCATTTGGTGCAGCTCGATTGGGTGTCCAAGGAGGATGGCTCGCACATCCTGACAGTGGCCGTCGGCAGCAAGATTCTGCTGTACACGCCCGTCAGCTCGGACATTGCCCAGGCGAACATCAAGGCCATGAAGGAGTCGCGCTCCGTGAATCGCCCCATCCTGCGGAAGGCCAGCTCTCTGGCACAGCCCAATTTCGTGGATGAGATCCGATGGATGAAGCTGCGACAGATCGATCTACAAACGGCGGATGGACTGCCGCCGCTACCCATGCAGATATCGTGGGTGCGCGACGGCATTCTGGTGGTGGCCATGGACTCGGAAATGCATGTGTACTCGCAGTGGAAGCCGCACTACACCTCCCACATGGTGGGTGGTGCGAACGGCGGCAGCGAGGACGTGCCCGACACGCGCAACCTGCGCGACGAGGACCTGCGAAGTCTGGCCAACGAATCGACGCAGCTGAGGCTCAAGAACGTGGCCTCCATGCCGCTGATCAGCAAAGTGAGCACCGCCAATCTGCAGCTGCTGTCGCACGACAAGAAGCGGCGTCTGGGTAACACCAGCATGGCCAATATGAACGGAGGCGGCGCCGTGGCCACAACCGTGGGCAGTGCCCCCAACGATCGGGACAGTGGCAGCGATGACTACCTGACGGACTTTGGCCTGTTCCAGGCCTCGCGGATCGCCTGCCCGGTGCTGCCGCAGTACCATCCCAAGCAGCTGATGGAGCTCCTGAACTGCGGCAAGATACGCTGGGTCAAGGCCATACTGGCTCATCTGGTGCGCTGCATGAGCGGCGGCTCGAATGGCGACCAGCACGGCGCCACCCAGGACGAGGACGGGTATGCCCGACAGCGCAGCTGGTCCCGCTCTCGCACTCTGAGCATCAGCTACAATGCGGcggacaacaacaacattcAGGCGGAGCATCGCGGCAGCACCACCCAGATCCCCGAGGAACTGATGCTCGACTATGCGGAGATCAACTCGATTCCGCCGCTGCCCTTGTGGGTGCTGCTGAACGCGGACAGGGAGACGCCTGGCTGCCAGGGGGGCGCCAGCAACGCGGAGAACGACAAGGACTACGATGAGCTCTTCGACATGCACAACTCGGAGGACAATCTCGACGAGCTGCTGTCGGAGGGGGAGCAGGGCAAGCGGCACGAGCGTCGGCTCTCGCTGCCCGAGAAGCAGTCCATCTCGCACTTTGGCCCGCGACAGGGGCAGCTTCTGTCGCGCCTGCTCACGCACACACATCTGCCGGGGCTCTCGTCGCTGGACCAGATGCATCTGCTGGCCCTCGCCGATACGGTGGCCACCTGCAACACGGACTTCTCGGACAAGTTTGCCGCCGACATGGGCAAGAACACCGCAAACGTGCCCAAGGAGGGCGCCACAGCCACGGAATCGCTAGACGATTGCGGTCTGCGTTTCCTTTTGGCCATGAAACACTTTACGTATCTGCTGCGCTGCCTTCCGCTGCAGCAGCGGGCCCAGTTCCAGCGCCAGGGCGTGGGCACCTCGAACATTGTGTGGGCCTACCACTCGGAGAGCGAGGAGGAGCTGCTCAACCTGATACCCAGCTACACGAAGGGCGACCTGCGCTGGGCCACGCTGCGGGACCTGGGCATGGGCTATTGGCTGAAGAACATCAACACTCTGCGGCGTTGCGTGGAGCGGCTGGCCAAGTGCGCCTACCAGCAGAAGCAGGACCCCCTGGATGCGGCCATCTACTATCTGGCCATGAAGAAGAAGTCCCTGGTGTGGGGCCTCTTCCGGTCGATGCGGGACGAGAAGATGACCGCCTTCTTTGGCAACAATTTCGCCGAGGATCGCTGGCGCAAGGCCGCCCTGAAGAATGCCTTTGTGCTGCTGGGGAAGCAGCGGTTCGAGCATGCGGTGGCCTTCTTCCTGCTGGCCAACTCCCTCAACGACGCCATCGAGGTGTGCATGAACAAGCTGGAGGACTTCCAGCTGGCGCTCATCATCGCCCGACTGTACGAGGGCGATGCCGAGGGCTGTTACTACCACAAGCTGCTGCACGAGCACATCCTGGGCACCGACCCGGAGACGGGACGTTGCGACATACCGCGCGCCCATCCGGACCCGTTCCTGCGCTCGATGACCTACTGGACCCTGAAGAAGTACCAGGAGAGCCTCAACACCCTGCTCTTGACGGGCGGCGTGGGCAGCCTGCACAGCAGCTACCGGGAGGAGGATCTCCTCCGGCCCGAGCCACAGGCCACCAACCCGAATGTCTTCAACTTCTACATCTATCTGCGCACGCATCCGCTGCTGATACGGCAGAACATTGCGCTGTCCGCGCAGGAGAAACGCATCGCCCATGTCGGGCTGTCGGGCTTCAACTACGAGACAGCCGGCGCGGGAGCGGGCACGGGCGGAGCCGCCTGCGACAAACAACTGCAGCTGGAGGACTCCATCACGCCCATTGAACGGCAACTGTACTTCACCACCGCCCACGGGCATTTCAAGAGCGGCTGCCCGGCCCTGGCCCTCGAGGTGCTCAACAAACTGCCGCTGAAGATCAGCGAGGATCCATCCTCATCGGGCAGCAGCATGGCCGGCAGCCAGGCGGCGGCCACGACCCAGCAGATCAACAAGGAGGAGCTCATCAATTCGGGGATCATGGATCAGTGGGGAGCGGCCACAGCCACGGCGGATGCCTTCGATTGGGGTGCACCTGCGGCGGGCAACGAAGCAGAGGCCAAGTTCGAGATCAAATGGGATGACGACGAAGAGGAGGCAGATGCCGATCCCATAGATGATGACGATCCCGAGATGGCCACACCCCAGCCCCCCATGGGGGCGGcagatgctgttgctgctgctgcctctgtgGGACGATCCACGGGCGATGGCCACAAAATGGACATCATGGCGCAGCAGCTAAAGTTTGTGGCCTGCCTGAAGATCCTCATGGAGGAGCTCTCGACCCTGGCCACCGGCTTCGAGGTGGATGGCGGCCAGCTGCGCTACCAGCTGTACATGTGGCTGGAGCGGGAGGTGGAGGCCCTCAAGCAGCTGTGCAACTACTGCAGCtccgagcagcagcaggcgagCGACGGCAGTGGCGGCGATGCGGATGCCAAGGATGACAAGGAAATTAATGCCAGCATCTGTCCGAGCACGGAGCGGCCCACGCTCCACGAAATCCTCATGCAGGACAAGCAGGACTTCGAGGCCAAGGTCCTGCGGGCGGCCAAGCGCAAGCGCTGGCTCAAGGCCAACGAGACGCTGCTGCGTACCCTTCTCAGCTACTGCTCGCTCCACGGCGCCAGCGGCGGGGGCCTCGCCTCTGTGCGGATggagctggtgctgctgctgcaggagCTGCAGCAGGAGAAGACCCAACAGCAGCTGCTCAGTCCGCTGCCATTCCCCACCACCCTGCCGCTGCTGAGCGCCTGCGTGGCAGGCAACAAGACGGTGATTGCCGATCCCATTAAATACCTGCAGTCGCAGACGGTGGACATGCTGCAGACCATCATCAAGGTGGTGCCGTTCCCCGGCATCGAGACGAGCGCCCTCAGCGAGATCTTCGTGCTGCGCGACCTCGCGGTGGCCCTCTCCTCGTGCATCTACCAGTCGCTCTGCGACTCCGAGAGCTTTGTGGTCAACAATTCGGCCTTCAACGGCTACCCCAGTCCTGGCATGGAGAACATTGCGAAGATCAACTCCTCGTTCGAGTGCTCGTATCTGGTGGGCAGCCGAAATGCGTACGGACGGAGGCGCAAGTACTCGACGGACGAGCCGGCGGGCATCTGTACGACGCCCTCCAAGTGGCCGGGTGTCACCAATCTCCGGGCGTTGCTTGCCCGCGAGAAGGATGAGGATGTGCCCAAGCTGAATGTCCTGCTGCTGGAGTCCTTTGTCTCCACATACATGGCGCTGTTCATCTACTCGCTGTGCACCTGCGACAGTCGGCTGCTCTACCGTTTGAGCGGCCAGAGCTTCAACAATGACACCTGGTCGACACTCTTTGGCGGCGGCATGAAGAAGCTGCTGATCAAGCCGGCCTCGGGTCAGGCCCAGAGCCTGCCAgcggcagcaggagcagccgGCCCCACTTCGGATGACCCAACAGCCGATGAGAACAGCGTATGGAACACCGTGACCTCCATCACGAAGCAGCGCATGAAGCTTAACATGAAGATCCTGGGCAGCTTTAGCCAGAGCAGCACCTCGAACAACATGAAGGAGGACAAGCCCACATACCGGGAGCAGTTCATGCCGCCAGAGACATCGATGCTCTCCTATTTCCTGTCCAAACCGCCGCCAGGTACAACGG AGTGCGATGATTACGACACAGATGACTCGCACGAGTCGGAGAacgaggaggaagaggaggacgacgacgatgtGAACGTGAGTCGGACCCAACTGAAAGCCAAAGACAATACGGAGCACACCAATCCCACATCGTACTCGTGGAGCATACTCCGTTTGGCCCTCATCAAGATCACCACCCACAAGATCCAGGAGCTGGTGAAGGTGGCAGGAATCGAGCTGCAGG ATCTGCCCGTGATCAGTCCCCTGTCGCACGAGGTGCTGCGCACTCTCAATCGCTGGCAGGAGTTCGCCTTGAGCGACCTGATCGCCCGGGGACCCCCAACACGGCAGTATATACCTGGCTGTTATGCGGAGAGCGGCATCAATGGGCTGGCCATCCACAAGTATCGATCGCTGCTGAACAAGGACAACACACCGTTTGTGTCCGGTTCCTCGGCGGGACCCATACGACGACTGTGGAACTTCCTGGTGCGCCAGGAGCCCGCCCAGGAGGTGTTCATCAAGAGCATCTTTGGCAAGAATATGGAGgggcatcatcatcatggcCACACGCGCGGCTCCCAGCCCGACAACGAGACGGATGAAG GTCAATCGCATTCAACCAGCGAGAATACAGACCACATTCGCATCATACACAAGGATCACGAATCGATATTGTCCTTCTGCTTGAAGAACAACAGCTCCTCTATGATCGCGTTCTCCAATCCGCGCGAGATCCAGGAGTTCGACATCTCCCTGCTGCTGGAGTCGCCCAATTGGTACGAGGATGAGTGCGACTACGATATGATGAACCTGTCGAAGGATGCGGACACCAATAGTTCCGCCTTCCTCATCATTCAATCGCAAGAGCA GAATCAATTTGGAAGCAGCAGTAATCCAAATGAAAGCAATAGCAGTACACAAAGCGCCTCGCAGTCGGGACGTGGCACGTCCATG GTGCAGCGCCACAAGGTGGACAATGTTAAGCGTATGAGTGCTCATCCATTGATGCCCCTCTATCTGACCGGCGGACAGGATGGTTCAGTGCAGATCTGGGAGTGGGGCCACCAGCAGCCCGTTTGCTCGCCACGTACCTCTGGCACCTTTGCGAAAGTGACCCGCTGTCGCTTCTCGGAGCAGGGCAACAAGTTCGGCATCGGCGATGGTGATGGCAACCTGAGCCTCTGGCAGGCGGGCATCGCCTCACAGAATAATCGTTCGTTTATT AGTTATCAGTGCCACAATAAGACGCTTTCTGATTTTGTATTCCTTGGCTCTTGCAGTCTACTGGCCAGCG CTGGTCAAAGTTCCGAGAACAAAAACATCAACATTTGGGACACATTGCTGCCCCACAAAAAGTCGTGTGTGTCAG CATTCACCTGTCACGATCAGGGTTCGTCCTGTCTGGTGTTTGCGCCACAGCATCAAGTGCTAATCTCGTGCGGCAAACGCGGCGATGTATGCGTCTTCGATGTTAGACAGCGCACGCTGCGACATCGTTATCAG GCGCACGATAGCACCATCAAGTGCATTGCTTTGGATCCCCATGAGGAGTTCTTTGTCACTGGCTCCATTGAGGGTGACATTAAG ATATGGGACATGAATCAGTTCATGCTGATCAATACGTTCCCCCATGAGCATGCCAAGAATGGTTTCTTCAAGCATACCGGCCAGGGTGTCAGCCAGGTGACGGTCGATCCCTTTGGGCGACTGTTCTCGTGTGGGTCCGATGGTTGCATGAAGGTCCGCCTGCTGGTCGAGAAGGATAATATTGTGCACTCTGTGTATTGA